The genomic stretch TCGTAGCTCTGTTTGATCTTCGGGAAATACAGGATACCAGTGAGGTTGAAGGGATAGTCCACGTTCAGGTGGATCCAGAACAGGGGTGGTTCATTATAAGCGTACAATTCCTTGTAGAAGTCCTTATAATTTTCCGGGGTCAGCTCAGAAGGCTTTCTGATCCAGGCCGGCTGGGTATTGTTGATCGGTTTTGTTCTTTCTTCCTCGGGCACATCCTTATGGATAAAATAGATGGGCACGGGCAGGAAGCGGCAGAAACGGTTGAGGACGGTGCTGACACGGAATGCGTCCAGGAATTCCTGGCTTTCCTCGTTGATGTGCAGGACAATGTCGGTACCACGTTCAGCCTTTACGGTTTCTTCCAGGCTGTACTCAGGGCTGCCATCGCATTCCCAGCGAACGGGTGTTGTATCGGGGCGGAAGCTTTTGGTATAGACCTCTACCCTGTCGCTTACCATAAAAGCGGAGTAGAAGCCGAGACCGAACTTACCGATGATATTGTTCTCGTTCTGGCCTTTGTATTTCTTTACAAATTCCTCGGCGCCGCTGAAGGCTACCTGGTTGATGTATTTCTCCACTTCTTCGCCAGTCATACCAATCCCGCGGTCGGAGATGGTGATGGTCTTTTTGTCGGAATCCAGGGTCACTTCAATCCGGAGATCGCCCAGTTCACCCTTCGCCTCGCCGATAGAGCTGAGGGTCTTTAATTTCTGGGTGGCATCCACGGCATTGCTGATCAGCTCGCGGAGGAAGATATCATGGTCGCTGTACAGGAATTTCTTGATGATAGGAAAGATGTTCTCGGTCTGAACGCGTATTGTCCCTTTTTGCATAGTACCGTTATTTTGAAGGCAATCCACCAAAGAAAATGCCAGTGGGCGGCGGCGGCAGGTAAATACGCAAAATTGTCAGTCCGGGTGACCGGCGGGCGGCAGGTATAGCCTGGATCGGCAGGCATGAGCGGTTATTTAAACCCATCTGACAGCCTGCTGTATCCCTGCTGACGCCTGTCCCGGCAAGTGATCCTGGCGCGGGGCGGACAATCCTGCTGCTGAACAAGCCATTTAAAAGGGTTTTATGTCCTGCCCGGCCGCAACACCGCACCCGGACTGCCTTCCTGGTCCTGACAACCAGCCAATTGACGGCTGGGCGCAGATTTTTCTGCTGACCTATTGCCAGATGGCCGGAACACACTATCTTTGCAGCCCCTTAGCCGGATCGCCTTCGGGCGGGCAGCGGGGCCGGGGTGCAGTACACCACGGTATCTCTTAAACAAAAATTTCAAAACAGGGATCATGAACAATTACGAATTGATGGTGATTTTTACCCCTGTGCTTTCTGATGAGGACTTCAAAGCCGCTCAGAAAAAATACACCACTTTCATTCAGGAGAATGGCGGTGCTGTTGTGCACGAAAATCCCTGGGGTCTGAAATCACTGGCGTATCCGATCCAGAAAAAGACCACAGGTCTGTACTGGGTACTGGAATACCAGGCGCCATCCAGCTTCAATGAGCAGTTCAAAATTCAGATGCTCCGTGACGAGAATATTCTGCGTCACATGTTCACTGTACTCGATAAATACGCCGTCGAGTACAATGGTA from Candidatus Pseudobacter hemicellulosilyticus encodes the following:
- the rpsF gene encoding 30S ribosomal protein S6, translated to MNNYELMVIFTPVLSDEDFKAAQKKYTTFIQENGGAVVHENPWGLKSLAYPIQKKTTGLYWVLEYQAPSSFNEQFKIQMLRDENILRHMFTVLDKYAVEYNGKKRSGVPTGTEKAVEG